CCGGCAAACACCGAATAACCACCATGCGCCTTGGCGACGTTGTTGATCAGTTCCTGGATCAGCACGGTCTTGCCCACGCCGGCGCCGCCCATCAGGCCGATTTTGCCGCCGCGTGCATAGGGAGCGATCAGATCCACCACCTTGATGCCGGTGACCAGAACCTGGCTTTCCGGGTTCTGCTCGGCAAAGGCCGGTGCATCCTGGTGGATTTCGCGCTTGGCTTCGCCCGAGATCGGACCGGCTTCGTCGATCGGCTCGCCGATGACGTTCATGATGCGGCCCAAAGTGGCTTCGCCGACCGGCACCGAGATGGCGCCGCCCAGGTCGATCACTTCGGCGCCGCGCACCAGACCTTCGGTCGTGTCCATGGCAATGGTGCGCACGGCGTTTTCGCCGAGATGCTGCGCCACTTCCAGCACCAGGCGCTGGCCATTATTGGTGGTTTCGAGAGCGTTCAGGATCGCGGGCAGGTGGCCGTCGAACGTGACGTCCACGACAGCACCGATGACCTGCGATACGCGACCGGCCTTTTTCTCTGCCATTTGTTTGTCCTTCGCTTAGAGCGCTTCCGCGCCCGAAATGATTTCGATGAGTTCTTTGGTGATCTGGGCCTGGCGCTGGCGGTTGTAGCTCAACTGCAGCTGGCCGATCATTTCGCCGGCATTCCGGGTCGCATTGTCCATGGCGGACATCTGCGCGCCATAGAACGAGGCGGAGTTTTCCAGCAGCGCCTTGAGGATCTGCACCGCGATATTGCGCGGCAGCAGGTCTTCGACAATGGCTTCTTCGCTCGGCTCGTATTCGTAGGGCACCGCCGCAACATCCGCCGCCGCTTCGCCCTCGGCCTTTTCCAGCTTGGCCGGAATCAGCTGCTGGGCCGTCGGCACCTGGCTGATCACGCTGCCGAACTTGGCGAAATAGAGCGTCGCCACGTCGAATTCGCCGGCATTGAACATCTCCAGCACCTTGTCCGCGACCTGCTGGGCCTGGGTGAACCCGACCTGCTTGATCTCGCGGAAATTGAAGGTGTCGACGATATTGCTCGGATACTGGCGGCGCAGGATATCGTGGCCCTTGCGGCCCACGGTGAGAATCTTGACCGTCTTGCCCTGGCTCAGCAGCTTGGCGGCATGTTCGCGCGCCAGCCGGGCGATCGAGGAGTTGAAACCGCCGGCCAGGCCGCGCTCGCCGGTGGCAACCACCAGCAGATGCACCTGGTCCTTGCCCGTACCGCCGAGCAGCACGGGGGCATTTTCCTGACCGTCATAGACCGCGCCGAGCGCGGCCAGCACCTTGCCCATGCGTTCGGCATAGGGGCGCGCCGCTTCGGCCGCTTCCTGGGCGCGACGGAGCTTGGCCGCCGCGACCATCTGCATGGCCTTGGTGATCTTCTGGGTCGATTTGACCGAGTCGATCCGGTTCTTGAGGTCCTTTAGCGAAGCCATGGGCTTGTCGCCTCCATGATGGCCTTAAGCC
This sequence is a window from Devosia ginsengisoli. Protein-coding genes within it:
- a CDS encoding F0F1 ATP synthase subunit gamma, giving the protein MASLKDLKNRIDSVKSTQKITKAMQMVAAAKLRRAQEAAEAARPYAERMGKVLAALGAVYDGQENAPVLLGGTGKDQVHLLVVATGERGLAGGFNSSIARLAREHAAKLLSQGKTVKILTVGRKGHDILRRQYPSNIVDTFNFREIKQVGFTQAQQVADKVLEMFNAGEFDVATLYFAKFGSVISQVPTAQQLIPAKLEKAEGEAAADVAAVPYEYEPSEEAIVEDLLPRNIAVQILKALLENSASFYGAQMSAMDNATRNAGEMIGQLQLSYNRQRQAQITKELIEIISGAEAL